Proteins encoded by one window of Flavobacteriales bacterium:
- a CDS encoding CoA transferase subunit B, with protein sequence MALDKNQIAQRIAQELRNGYYVNLGIGIPTLVANYIPQDIEVEFQSENGILGMGSFPFDGDEDADLINAGKQTITALDGAAYFDSATSFAMIRGQHVQLTVLGAMEVSEKGDIANWKIPGKMVKGMGGAMDLVASAENIIVAMIHANKKGESKLLKECTLPITGLGCVKRIVTNLAVLDITKDGFKLIERAPGVSVEEIQAVTAGNLIIEGEIPEMSI encoded by the coding sequence ATGGCTTTAGATAAGAATCAAATTGCACAACGAATAGCGCAAGAGCTACGCAATGGATATTATGTAAACTTAGGTATCGGTATTCCTACATTAGTTGCAAATTATATCCCTCAAGATATTGAAGTTGAGTTCCAATCAGAGAATGGTATTTTGGGAATGGGGTCATTTCCTTTTGATGGCGATGAAGATGCAGACTTAATTAATGCAGGAAAACAAACAATAACAGCTTTAGACGGTGCAGCATATTTCGACTCCGCAACCAGTTTTGCAATGATTAGAGGACAGCATGTGCAACTTACCGTTCTCGGTGCAATGGAAGTATCTGAGAAAGGAGATATCGCTAACTGGAAGATCCCAGGGAAGATGGTTAAAGGAATGGGAGGTGCAATGGATCTGGTGGCTTCCGCTGAGAATATTATCGTTGCAATGATTCACGCCAATAAGAAAGGAGAATCGAAGCTATTAAAAGAATGTACTTTACCAATTACTGGATTAGGCTGTGTTAAAAGGATAGTGACAAATCTTGCCGTTTTGGATATTACTAAAGATGGTTTCAAACTTATTGAGAGGGCTCCTGGGGTTTCTGTTGAGGAGATACAAGCAGTAACAGCTGGTAACCTGATTATAGAAGGTGAAATACCCGAAATGAGTATTTAA
- a CDS encoding ABC transporter ATP-binding protein, whose product MGKPILEVKNLSVEFITEEETTLAVNNISFSLNKGETIGIVGESGSGKSVTSLSIMNLVQSPPGFISNGEIIYTSPEHGEVDLLQLDKNEIRKFRGNEISMIFQEPMTSLNPVFTCGQQVAEAIMLHQNIAKDRAKAKTIKLFEEVKLPRPEAIYNSYPHQISGGQKQRVMIAMAMSCEPSILIADEPTTALDVTVQKTILDLMQDIEFKYNKSIIFITHDLGVIAELADKIIVMYKGCIVEQGNVWKIFSDPQHPYTKSLLSCRPSLRNNLSRLPTISNFMQFDEKGNMVEIKKSVKDTKRAFRVNEDEREERLKKMYEQEPVMRVENVSTYFKGPKNLFKKAPTIKAVDDVSFEIYPGETLGLVGESGCGKTTLGRTLLKLIELTHGKIIYRGQDINKISKTELRHLRKKIQIIFQDPYSSLNPRALIGDAILEPMKVHNIGKDDEERKAKVFELLKKVNLKESHYYRYPHEFSGGQRQRICIARALALKPEFIICDESVSALDVSVQAQVLNLLNDLQEEFNFTYIFISHDLSVVKFMSDRIIVMNQGKIEEIGDSREIYANPKSEYTKKLIQAIPKGELADIKAAAVWKEVRRQNQVHLEKP is encoded by the coding sequence ATGGGTAAGCCCATTTTAGAAGTTAAAAACCTTTCTGTTGAATTTATAACGGAGGAAGAGACGACCCTAGCGGTTAACAATATATCGTTCAGCCTAAACAAAGGAGAAACTATCGGAATTGTTGGTGAGTCTGGATCTGGAAAATCAGTTACCTCGCTTAGCATCATGAACTTAGTCCAATCTCCTCCCGGGTTTATTTCGAATGGAGAAATAATCTATACCTCACCAGAACATGGAGAAGTGGATTTACTGCAACTCGATAAGAATGAAATAAGAAAATTCAGAGGAAACGAAATATCAATGATATTTCAAGAACCAATGACGTCTTTAAATCCTGTTTTTACATGTGGGCAACAGGTAGCGGAAGCTATAATGTTACATCAAAATATTGCCAAGGATAGAGCCAAAGCAAAAACCATAAAACTTTTTGAAGAAGTTAAGCTTCCTAGACCGGAAGCAATTTATAATTCATATCCTCATCAAATATCTGGTGGCCAAAAACAAAGGGTAATGATTGCAATGGCCATGTCGTGCGAACCATCTATTCTTATCGCCGACGAACCCACAACTGCACTAGATGTAACTGTACAAAAAACCATTCTGGACCTGATGCAGGATATAGAGTTTAAATACAATAAGAGCATCATTTTCATTACGCACGATCTTGGTGTAATTGCAGAATTAGCCGATAAAATTATAGTGATGTATAAGGGTTGCATTGTAGAACAAGGTAATGTTTGGAAAATATTTTCTGATCCTCAACATCCCTACACAAAGAGTTTATTATCGTGCCGGCCTTCTCTAAGAAATAATTTATCTCGGCTTCCTACCATCTCAAACTTTATGCAGTTTGATGAGAAAGGAAACATGGTGGAGATTAAAAAATCTGTAAAGGATACTAAACGAGCTTTTAGAGTAAATGAAGATGAGCGAGAAGAAAGATTGAAGAAAATGTATGAACAAGAGCCTGTAATGCGGGTGGAAAATGTGAGTACGTATTTTAAAGGTCCCAAGAATTTATTTAAAAAGGCTCCAACAATTAAAGCTGTTGATGACGTATCATTTGAAATTTATCCTGGTGAAACACTGGGGTTGGTAGGTGAATCTGGATGTGGAAAAACTACGCTTGGTCGTACCCTCTTAAAATTAATTGAACTCACACATGGTAAAATAATTTATAGAGGTCAGGATATAAATAAAATATCAAAAACTGAATTAAGGCACTTAAGAAAGAAAATTCAAATCATTTTTCAAGATCCTTATTCTTCTCTTAATCCTCGTGCGCTAATTGGCGATGCGATATTAGAACCAATGAAAGTCCATAATATTGGAAAGGATGACGAAGAAAGAAAAGCAAAAGTTTTTGAATTACTTAAAAAAGTAAACCTTAAAGAATCCCACTATTACCGGTACCCACATGAGTTCTCAGGAGGTCAACGGCAGCGTATTTGTATTGCCCGTGCATTAGCTCTTAAACCAGAATTTATTATTTGCGATGAGTCCGTAAGTGCACTCGATGTTTCTGTTCAAGCACAAGTTTTAAATCTATTAAACGATCTACAAGAGGAATTCAACTTCACTTATATCTTTATCTCCCATGATCTTTCGGTCGTTAAATTTATGTCCGATAGAATTATCGTAATGAACCAAGGTAAAATTGAAGAGATAGGAGATTCCAGAGAGATTTATGCTAATCCTAAATCAGAGTACACAAAGAAACTAATTCAAGCTATTCCTAAAGGAGAACTCGCCGACATTAAGGCAGCTGCTGTTTGGAAAGAAGTTCGAAGACAAAATCAGGTTCATTTAGAAAAACCTTAA
- a CDS encoding 3'-5' exonuclease, with protein sequence MLDHINIKNVLFLDIETVPRYPNYTDAPEGLQELWAKKTKYEREEHQTPEDYFAERAGIIAEFGKIICISIGFSASGKLRLKSFYGDDEKELLYNFIEMMDQHYSQSKYMLCAHNGKEFDFPYIARRALINGLRLPKILDIAGKKPWEINHLDTMELWKFGDYKNYTSIALLANVFGIPTPKDDINGSDVARVYWKDKDLDRIVIYCQKDVVTVAQLLLRYKGMPLILEEDIIIPN encoded by the coding sequence ATGTTAGATCACATAAATATCAAGAATGTCCTTTTCCTAGATATAGAAACTGTTCCAAGATATCCCAATTACACAGATGCACCAGAAGGTCTCCAAGAACTTTGGGCAAAAAAGACGAAATACGAACGAGAAGAACATCAAACTCCCGAAGACTATTTTGCTGAGAGGGCTGGTATAATAGCTGAGTTCGGTAAAATAATATGTATTTCTATTGGATTTTCCGCAAGTGGAAAACTTAGATTGAAATCGTTTTATGGCGACGACGAAAAAGAATTGCTATATAACTTCATCGAAATGATGGACCAGCATTATAGTCAGTCTAAATATATGCTTTGTGCACATAATGGGAAAGAATTCGACTTTCCATACATAGCAAGAAGAGCTCTAATTAACGGATTGAGATTACCCAAAATATTAGACATTGCAGGAAAAAAACCATGGGAAATAAATCATCTCGACACCATGGAGTTATGGAAATTCGGAGATTATAAAAACTATACATCCATTGCATTGCTAGCAAATGTTTTCGGCATCCCAACACCAAAAGACGACATCAATGGCAGCGACGTTGCTCGAGTTTATTGGAAGGATAAGGACCTCGATCGTATCGTGATTTACTGTCAAAAAGACGTCGTTACTGTTGCTCAATTATTGTTACGATACAAAGGGATGCCCCTTATTTTAGAAGAAGATATCATTATCCCAAATTAA
- a CDS encoding serine hydrolase, translated as MKFISKVFWGLICLLFVVSTLLILTGNSYIFKAVANTYLLGRSGPSIDEKDIFSSRKIDKGVHQPWEESANINSQEINEKYLKEFDKYGTIAFLVIKKGEIISEQYWGEYNNSSLTNSFSIAKTVVSILVGIAIKEGNIRSVDDPVGKYLPAYNEGKNSELTIRHLLTMSSGINFDEDYTNPFAYPAKAYYGNDLRKLTANYRVTEEPGTVFKYLSGNTQILQQVLKEATGMEISQYASEKLWKPIGAGQDAFWNLDHEDGNEKAYCCIYSNVRDFARLGQLYLKKGKWNGNQIVPRKYAIQSVVPAQLIEEDGPQNNRYGYSWWMFNYNDQDIFYARGILGQYIIVIPDEEMVVVRLGHKRSKVPGAKHPADVFTYIDAALTLK; from the coding sequence GTGAAATTTATTAGCAAAGTATTTTGGGGATTAATCTGCCTGCTGTTCGTCGTTAGCACTTTATTAATTCTTACCGGTAATTCTTACATATTCAAAGCAGTAGCGAACACATATTTACTTGGAAGATCCGGTCCGAGTATTGATGAGAAAGATATTTTTTCATCCAGAAAAATTGATAAAGGAGTCCATCAGCCCTGGGAAGAAAGTGCCAATATTAATAGCCAAGAAATCAATGAAAAATACTTGAAGGAATTCGACAAGTATGGGACGATAGCATTCTTAGTTATTAAAAAAGGAGAGATTATATCTGAACAGTATTGGGGAGAATACAATAATTCCTCTCTCACTAATTCTTTCTCGATAGCTAAAACGGTAGTTAGTATCTTAGTTGGGATAGCTATCAAAGAAGGGAATATTAGAAGTGTTGACGATCCGGTAGGAAAGTACCTCCCTGCTTACAATGAAGGTAAAAACAGCGAGCTTACAATCAGGCATCTACTCACCATGAGTTCAGGTATTAACTTCGATGAAGATTACACTAATCCATTTGCCTATCCAGCGAAAGCATATTACGGTAATGATCTACGCAAATTAACTGCCAACTATAGGGTTACTGAAGAGCCAGGCACGGTTTTCAAATACTTAAGTGGCAATACACAAATCTTACAACAAGTACTCAAAGAAGCAACTGGTATGGAAATTAGCCAATATGCATCTGAAAAATTATGGAAACCAATAGGAGCGGGTCAAGATGCATTTTGGAACCTAGATCATGAAGATGGCAACGAAAAAGCATACTGTTGTATATATTCTAACGTAAGAGATTTTGCTCGACTAGGTCAACTATATTTAAAGAAAGGAAAGTGGAATGGGAATCAGATTGTACCTCGGAAATATGCAATTCAATCTGTGGTTCCAGCTCAACTAATAGAGGAAGATGGTCCTCAAAATAATAGATATGGGTACAGCTGGTGGATGTTTAATTATAACGATCAAGACATTTTTTATGCTCGAGGTATTCTAGGACAGTATATTATTGTAATACCAGATGAAGAAATGGTAGTGGTAAGACTGGGCCATAAAAGATCTAAGGTTCCAGGAGCTAAACATCCCGCAGATGTTTTTACATACATCGATGCTGCCCTCACTCTAAAATAA